A window of the Desulfovibrio sp. Fe33 genome harbors these coding sequences:
- a CDS encoding N-acetylmuramoyl-L-alanine amidase, whose amino-acid sequence MKQFHAVNIRLLTTLTLCAFAALLLCARPAPAASAKSYFTAGHSEFHALVNNARKAKYRSNWQKVENIFTDCLKASPNGSYAPKALYYLGRTREELGERSGLKSDFRKAVDYYDRVLARYPDHGWADDCLFRRAEINARRLNMVTQARLDLATIIVDYPKGDMKPKAEASLKQLGKYDWAIAQVSGKSAPKKQTPTAKAAPAGQHTPASPAHLDVVRYTSSDEYTRVVLELDDQVKYRYQVLGPNPAVNRPHRLYIDLEGSRLGRDVTPATTVSDGILRSIRTGQYSQDTTRVVLDFLNMQEYKVFPLQNPYRIVIDVYAPDGQTPVVAAKADPGHKTTANSQYRPPKGSKQMAGSLLEQLGLTVRTIMIDAGHGGKDPGATANGLREKDINLKFAKLLGGKLQAKGFNVVYTRTTDVFIPLEKRTAMANAQKADLFLSIHCNANHSRKISGLETYSLNLAKTDAAVRIAARENAVDPRAISDLQFILTDLMVNSKIKESRDLAQDVQTQTINRVRKAYPLNNKGTREAPFYVLMGAKMPSILVEIGYITNKTEAGRLRSDKYLGHLANGIVDGILAYKSQIERYAMN is encoded by the coding sequence ATGAAGCAGTTTCACGCAGTGAACATACGCCTGCTGACCACATTGACGCTATGCGCCTTTGCGGCGCTTCTTCTGTGCGCGCGTCCCGCCCCGGCCGCTTCCGCCAAATCCTACTTCACGGCCGGACACTCCGAATTCCACGCCCTGGTGAACAACGCCCGGAAGGCCAAATACCGTTCCAACTGGCAAAAAGTGGAGAACATCTTCACGGATTGCCTCAAGGCCTCGCCGAACGGCTCCTATGCGCCCAAGGCCCTGTATTATCTCGGCCGGACCAGGGAGGAACTGGGCGAACGAAGCGGGCTGAAATCCGATTTCCGCAAAGCCGTGGACTATTACGACAGGGTCCTGGCCCGGTATCCCGACCACGGCTGGGCAGACGACTGCCTTTTCCGGCGCGCCGAGATCAACGCCAGGCGGCTCAACATGGTTACCCAGGCCCGGCTGGACCTGGCGACCATCATCGTCGACTACCCCAAGGGCGACATGAAGCCCAAGGCCGAGGCATCCCTCAAGCAATTGGGCAAATACGACTGGGCCATAGCCCAGGTTTCGGGCAAATCCGCCCCGAAGAAACAGACGCCCACGGCCAAGGCCGCTCCCGCCGGACAGCATACTCCCGCCAGCCCGGCCCACCTCGATGTGGTGCGCTACACCTCCAGCGACGAGTACACCCGCGTGGTTCTCGAACTGGACGACCAGGTCAAGTACCGCTATCAGGTGCTCGGCCCCAACCCTGCGGTCAACCGGCCCCACCGGCTGTACATTGACCTGGAGGGCTCCCGCCTGGGACGCGATGTGACCCCGGCCACCACCGTGTCCGACGGCATCCTGCGCTCCATCCGCACGGGCCAGTATTCCCAGGACACCACCCGCGTGGTTCTCGATTTCCTGAATATGCAGGAATACAAGGTCTTTCCCCTGCAAAACCCCTACCGCATCGTCATCGACGTGTACGCGCCCGACGGGCAGACGCCCGTTGTCGCGGCCAAGGCCGACCCCGGGCACAAGACCACGGCGAACTCGCAATACCGCCCGCCCAAGGGCAGCAAGCAGATGGCGGGCAGCCTTCTCGAACAGCTCGGGCTGACGGTCCGGACCATCATGATCGACGCCGGGCACGGCGGCAAGGACCCCGGCGCCACGGCCAACGGGCTGCGCGAAAAGGACATCAACCTGAAGTTCGCCAAGCTGCTCGGCGGCAAGCTCCAGGCCAAGGGCTTCAACGTCGTCTATACCCGGACCACGGACGTCTTCATCCCGCTGGAAAAACGCACGGCCATGGCCAACGCCCAGAAGGCCGACCTGTTCCTGTCCATCCACTGCAACGCCAACCACAGCCGCAAGATCAGCGGGCTCGAAACCTACAGCCTCAACCTGGCCAAAACCGACGCGGCCGTGCGCATCGCGGCCCGTGAAAACGCCGTGGACCCCCGCGCCATATCGGATTTGCAGTTCATCCTCACCGACCTGATGGTCAACTCCAAGATCAAGGAGTCGCGCGACCTTGCCCAAGACGTGCAGACCCAGACCATCAACCGGGTGCGCAAGGCCTACCCCCTCAACAACAAGGGGACCCGCGAGGCTCCGTTCTATGTGCTCATGGGCGCGAAAATGCCCTCGATCCTCGTGGAGATCGGCTATATCACCAACAAGACCGAGGCCGGCCGGCTGCGTTCGGACAAGTACCTCGGGCACCTAGCCAACGGCATCGTCGACGGCATTCTCGCCTACAAGAGCCAGATCGAACGCTACGCCATGAACTAG
- a CDS encoding metallophosphoesterase family protein, translating into MLDSAPLAVLADIHGNAAALAAVLDHAAKRGLTRFVNLGDTFYGPLDPAGTWDILRRLDMPAVLGNQDRILLGSDPSPAVAAVRDLLGPAALAWLAALPKTLRTEPDILLCHGTPQNDGAYLLEEVSTGLPVPRDPALILADLLPEAEGCGLVLAGHSHHAGLTVAHGITVVNPGSVGLPAYSDDDPPHAMEAGSPQARYAVVWRTGHGWETEFATVDYNWRSAAELARKNGRGDWAEWLSTGRA; encoded by the coding sequence ATGCTCGACTCCGCTCCGCTGGCCGTACTGGCCGACATCCACGGCAACGCCGCCGCGCTCGCGGCCGTACTGGACCACGCCGCGAAGCGCGGGCTGACCCGGTTCGTCAACCTCGGCGACACCTTCTACGGTCCGCTGGACCCGGCCGGGACATGGGATATTCTACGTCGGCTCGACATGCCCGCCGTGCTTGGCAACCAGGACCGCATCCTGCTCGGCAGCGATCCTTCGCCCGCCGTCGCGGCCGTGCGCGACCTGCTCGGCCCGGCCGCCCTGGCCTGGCTCGCCGCCCTGCCCAAGACCCTCCGCACGGAGCCGGACATCCTGCTTTGCCACGGCACTCCCCAAAACGACGGGGCCTATCTGCTCGAAGAGGTTTCCACCGGCCTGCCTGTTCCGCGCGACCCGGCCCTTATCCTGGCCGACCTGCTGCCCGAGGCCGAAGGGTGCGGTCTGGTCCTGGCCGGGCACAGCCACCACGCCGGTCTGACCGTGGCCCACGGCATCACCGTGGTCAATCCGGGCAGCGTCGGGCTTCCGGCCTATAGCGACGACGACCCGCCCCACGCCATGGAGGCCGGATCGCCGCAAGCACGCTACGCCGTGGTTTGGCGGACGGGGCACGGGTGGGAAACGGAATTCGCAACCGTTGATTATAACTGGCGATCCGCCGCAGAATTGGCCCGCAAAAACGGCCGCGGCGACTGGGCCGAATGGCTCTCAACCGGACGGGCCTGA
- a CDS encoding chemotaxis protein CheD, with amino-acid sequence MSKTLVVGISDMKLSTRPEDVIVTYSLGSCLGVTVYDPRAGIGGMVHCLLPSAASAGERARRNPFMFVNTGVAMTVRRLVDLGADKRRLVFKAAGGANMRGDRLFETGARNFQALMRLLDRNGRKLAARDVGGTIPRTLFLYLDTGRVVVRSFGKESEL; translated from the coding sequence ATGAGCAAGACCCTGGTCGTCGGCATTTCCGACATGAAGCTTTCCACCCGCCCGGAAGACGTTATCGTCACCTACTCGCTGGGCTCATGCCTCGGGGTGACCGTCTATGATCCCCGAGCCGGGATCGGCGGCATGGTCCACTGCCTGCTGCCCAGCGCGGCGTCCGCCGGGGAGCGGGCCAGGCGCAACCCCTTCATGTTCGTGAACACGGGCGTGGCCATGACCGTCCGCAGGCTCGTCGATCTCGGGGCCGACAAGCGGCGGCTGGTCTTCAAGGCTGCGGGCGGGGCGAACATGCGCGGTGACCGTCTGTTTGAGACGGGCGCACGGAATTTTCAGGCGCTCATGCGGCTGTTGGACCGCAACGGCAGGAAATTGGCGGCCCGGGACGTGGGCGGCACCATTCCCCGGACGCTCTTCCTGTACCTGGACACGGGGCGTGTGGTAGTGCGTTCCTTTGGAAAGGAGAGCGAGCTGTGA
- a CDS encoding HDOD domain-containing protein, with the protein MSRRDEILGACGNVVAMPTCVRGAEVLMNAPDADFDMLARIIGHDPGLTANLLKVVNASVSPSGGPVLTARAAFEVLDSVEVLRFFVSTGVAPHYMRAIKGYDQAPDMFLRHSVTVAVASRQLARASGIAAPDHVFTAGLLSGVGKLLLGAYVQVDLSEILRLVFDGDMAFDAAERAVLGISHAELGSIVLDRWGLPDSITRVVRHHLRPDEYEGRDVVLDLVHVGNVLAKMIGVGLGADGLNYEVSPAAVGRLGVTSSVMDRVAADVVAELDGLRDLFLACADAGCRE; encoded by the coding sequence GTGAGCAGACGGGACGAGATTCTGGGGGCCTGCGGGAACGTCGTGGCCATGCCGACCTGCGTGCGCGGGGCAGAGGTCCTGATGAACGCGCCGGACGCGGATTTCGACATGCTGGCCCGGATCATCGGGCACGACCCCGGTCTTACCGCCAACCTGCTCAAGGTGGTCAACGCCTCGGTTTCGCCTTCGGGCGGGCCTGTGCTGACCGCGCGGGCCGCCTTCGAGGTCCTCGATTCGGTCGAGGTCCTGCGCTTTTTCGTCTCCACGGGCGTTGCGCCGCATTATATGCGCGCCATCAAGGGATACGACCAGGCCCCTGACATGTTCCTCCGGCATTCCGTTACCGTGGCCGTCGCCTCACGGCAATTGGCTCGGGCATCGGGGATTGCCGCCCCGGACCATGTGTTCACCGCCGGTCTGCTGTCCGGCGTGGGCAAGCTGCTGCTCGGGGCGTACGTGCAGGTGGACCTGAGCGAAATACTGCGGCTGGTCTTTGACGGCGACATGGCCTTCGACGCGGCTGAACGGGCCGTGCTCGGCATTTCCCATGCGGAGTTGGGGAGCATCGTCCTGGATCGTTGGGGGCTGCCGGACTCCATTACCCGGGTGGTGCGCCATCATCTCAGGCCGGACGAATACGAGGGCCGGGACGTGGTCCTGGACCTGGTTCACGTGGGCAACGTGCTGGCCAAGATGATCGGCGTGGGGCTCGGCGCGGACGGGCTCAACTACGAGGTGTCGCCCGCCGCCGTCGGGCGGCTGGGCGTCACATCGTCGGTCATGGACCGGGTCGCGGCGGACGTGGTGGCCGAGCTGGACGGCCTGCGGGACCTGTTCCTCGCCTGCGCTGACGCCGGTTGCCGGGAGTAG
- a CDS encoding peptidylprolyl isomerase has product MKCTARLFAPLLLAFTLILSALSGSALAGPNPVVIMETSMGRIMIMLYPKEAPKTVANFLKYVDAGFYDNTIFHRVIRQRKTGGDDDKSMNIVQGGGFTFPIRHKTPLLPPIPNEAGSGLSNVKGTIAMARAAAPDSATSEFFFNVQDNPAFNFHQSASQTGANTYSQSVSAGYCAFGKVIRGMDVVEKINEVKTARSGRMEDVPVTPVFIKKAYVAR; this is encoded by the coding sequence ATGAAATGCACAGCCCGACTGTTCGCTCCGCTGCTCCTGGCCTTTACCCTGATCCTGTCCGCCCTGTCCGGTTCCGCTCTTGCCGGACCCAATCCGGTGGTCATCATGGAGACATCCATGGGCCGGATCATGATCATGCTCTACCCCAAGGAGGCCCCCAAGACCGTGGCCAACTTCCTCAAGTACGTTGACGCCGGTTTCTACGACAACACCATCTTCCACCGCGTCATCCGCCAGCGCAAGACCGGCGGCGACGACGACAAGTCCATGAACATCGTCCAGGGCGGCGGCTTCACCTTCCCCATCCGGCACAAGACCCCGCTGCTGCCCCCCATCCCCAACGAGGCGGGGAGCGGCCTCTCCAACGTGAAGGGAACCATCGCCATGGCCCGGGCCGCCGCTCCGGACTCCGCCACCAGCGAGTTTTTCTTCAACGTGCAGGACAACCCGGCCTTCAACTTCCATCAGTCCGCCTCGCAGACCGGCGCGAATACCTACTCGCAATCGGTCAGCGCGGGCTACTGCGCGTTCGGCAAGGTCATCCGGGGCATGGATGTGGTCGAGAAGATCAACGAGGTCAAAACCGCCCGCTCGGGCCGCATGGAAGACGTCCCGGTCACTCCGGTGTTCATCAAGAAAGCCTACGTGGCCAGATAG
- the aroE gene encoding shikimate dehydrogenase — protein sequence MTRSYGIIGWPLGHTMSPALHNHGFARLGLDARYEAWPLEPKDLPAFMERVRSVPIHGLSVTIPHKRAVMACLDRISDRAKAVGAVNTVYWDGDRLCGENTDVIGVAASLRTLAPLPRSAVVLGAGGAARAALAAFRELGIPRVAVSNRTRAKADALAAEFGVECVKWTERMDFPWELVCNATPLGMAGAMEGETPFDAARLAENAVAYDIVYNPLETRFLAEARAAGRRIVSGLEMFLHQGLAQFRLWTGQDMNEAEARRLLLSILRQ from the coding sequence GTGACCCGCTCCTACGGCATCATAGGCTGGCCCCTGGGCCACACCATGTCGCCCGCCCTGCACAACCACGGCTTCGCGCGGCTTGGCCTGGACGCCCGTTACGAGGCGTGGCCGCTGGAGCCCAAGGACCTGCCCGCATTCATGGAGCGCGTGCGCTCCGTTCCCATCCACGGGCTGTCCGTGACCATCCCGCACAAGCGCGCGGTCATGGCCTGCCTCGACCGGATATCGGACCGGGCCAAGGCCGTGGGCGCGGTCAACACCGTGTATTGGGACGGTGACAGGTTATGCGGCGAAAATACCGACGTCATCGGCGTCGCCGCCTCCCTGCGCACGCTCGCCCCGCTGCCGCGCTCGGCCGTCGTGCTCGGCGCGGGCGGCGCGGCCCGGGCCGCACTGGCCGCATTCAGGGAACTCGGCATTCCGCGCGTGGCCGTGTCCAACCGGACCCGCGCCAAGGCCGACGCCCTGGCCGCCGAGTTCGGCGTGGAATGCGTGAAGTGGACCGAACGCATGGATTTCCCGTGGGAGCTGGTCTGCAACGCCACCCCGCTGGGCATGGCCGGGGCCATGGAAGGGGAAACGCCCTTCGATGCCGCCCGGCTGGCCGAAAACGCCGTGGCCTATGATATAGTGTACAACCCGCTTGAGACCCGCTTCCTGGCCGAAGCCCGGGCCGCCGGGCGCAGGATCGTTTCCGGGCTGGAGATGTTCCTGCACCAGGGGCTGGCCCAGTTCCGGCTGTGGACCGGGCAGGACATGAACGAAGCCGAAGCACGCCGTCTGCTGCTCTCGATCCTTCGCCAGTAA
- a CDS encoding ACP S-malonyltransferase — protein sequence MTKTGILFPGQGSQEKGMGRDVAEADSTALDLWKLAERESGLALREIYWDGEAADMADTRALQPALTVVNLTLWLAVKDKLSPAATAGHSLGEFASLGASGALDVEDCIRAVILRGRLMAESGGAGHGMAAVVKLPQDKVEEIVAAAAKQSGKELRIANYNTPAQFVVSGEAEALDAAEALVKEAKGRAIRLAVSGAFHSPLIQEAADEFAAFLETLSWKAPAFPVFHNATALPQPEPAGIRTTMQSQMTSSVLWIQTMQAMWAHGVREFIEIGPKGVLFKMLKANLGSEEEKWSGLNIGDLAQAGEL from the coding sequence ATGACCAAGACCGGCATTCTCTTCCCCGGACAGGGGTCCCAGGAAAAAGGCATGGGCCGCGACGTGGCCGAGGCGGATTCCACCGCCCTGGACCTCTGGAAGCTGGCCGAGCGCGAGTCCGGCCTGGCCCTGCGGGAAATATACTGGGATGGCGAAGCGGCCGACATGGCCGACACCCGCGCCCTCCAGCCCGCCCTGACGGTGGTCAACCTGACCCTGTGGCTGGCCGTGAAGGACAAGCTTTCCCCGGCGGCCACCGCCGGGCATTCCCTCGGCGAATTCGCCTCCCTCGGCGCGTCCGGCGCGCTCGATGTGGAGGACTGCATCCGGGCCGTGATCCTGCGCGGACGCCTCATGGCCGAATCCGGCGGCGCGGGCCACGGCATGGCCGCCGTGGTCAAGCTCCCGCAGGACAAGGTCGAGGAGATCGTCGCCGCGGCCGCGAAGCAGTCCGGCAAGGAACTGCGCATCGCCAACTACAACACCCCGGCGCAGTTCGTCGTGTCCGGCGAAGCCGAAGCCCTCGACGCGGCCGAAGCGCTGGTCAAGGAAGCCAAGGGCCGGGCCATCCGCCTGGCCGTTTCCGGCGCGTTCCACTCCCCGCTCATCCAGGAGGCCGCCGACGAGTTCGCCGCATTCCTGGAGACGTTGTCCTGGAAGGCCCCCGCCTTCCCGGTCTTCCACAACGCCACCGCCCTGCCCCAGCCCGAGCCTGCCGGAATCCGGACGACCATGCAGAGCCAGATGACCTCCTCGGTCCTGTGGATTCAGACCATGCAGGCCATGTGGGCCCACGGCGTGCGCGAATTCATCGAAATAGGCCCCAAGGGCGTGCTCTTCAAGATGCTCAAGGCCAACCTCGGCTCCGAAGAGGAGAAGTGGTCCGGCCTGAACATCGGCGACCTCGCCCAGGCGGGGGAACTGTAG
- a CDS encoding HIT family protein, giving the protein MAIADSECIFCKIVAGEIPCAKVFESDTVLAFLDIAPVHPGHALVLPKDHYPTLMDIPPELGNDLFKALSAVGGAVMKATGADGLNLMQNNFEAAGQLVNHAHFHLIPRFGDDGLRLWAQSSYDTPDDMQKLAGTIAGLLK; this is encoded by the coding sequence ATGGCGATTGCGGATTCCGAGTGTATTTTTTGTAAGATAGTGGCCGGGGAGATCCCCTGCGCCAAGGTCTTTGAATCGGACACGGTCCTGGCATTCCTGGATATCGCGCCCGTGCATCCCGGCCATGCGCTGGTGCTGCCCAAGGACCATTACCCGACGCTCATGGACATCCCGCCCGAGCTGGGCAACGACCTGTTCAAGGCCTTGTCGGCCGTGGGCGGCGCCGTGATGAAGGCGACCGGCGCGGACGGACTCAACCTCATGCAGAACAATTTCGAGGCGGCTGGACAACTGGTCAACCACGCTCATTTCCATCTCATTCCCAGGTTCGGCGACGACGGCCTCAGATTGTGGGCCCAGTCGTCTTACGACACCCCGGACGACATGCAGAAACTCGCGGGCACCATCGCGGGATTGCTGAAGTAA
- a CDS encoding integration host factor subunit alpha: protein MSTLTKAGIVDYIYERTDKNRAEIKDLVETILEIMKTAIKKDHALLVSGFGKFEAYDKRARKGRNPQTTQTITLPPRKVVVFRLSRKFRAELNP, encoded by the coding sequence ATGAGCACTCTCACCAAAGCCGGAATCGTGGATTACATCTACGAACGCACCGACAAGAACCGCGCCGAGATCAAGGACCTGGTGGAAACCATTCTTGAAATCATGAAGACGGCCATCAAGAAGGATCATGCCCTTCTCGTCTCCGGTTTCGGCAAGTTCGAAGCGTACGACAAACGCGCGCGCAAGGGCCGCAATCCGCAGACGACCCAGACCATCACCCTGCCGCCGCGCAAGGTGGTCGTCTTCCGGCTCTCCCGCAAGTTCCGCGCCGAACTGAATCCCTAG
- a CDS encoding SPOR domain-containing protein: protein MKKTILALAALTAAALVLGGCFRKHIESAPARQPAQQTEMAPTAAQPIIEETHVVGDEKPLDGPVEEVYEVDAAKQAGASAPAVGEANLAEEALPDADQLKREAEAAASKQPAPASQPAAPAAPKQDRANPWADPEDEVVGIGGQPDATSAAQTASGPYFVQVGAFSDVENANRALARLVEDGYKGSVIIRTDEGLYRVQAGSFPDETTAVSALEILKADYPKGFVLKKP from the coding sequence ATGAAAAAAACCATACTGGCCCTTGCGGCGCTGACAGCCGCCGCACTCGTGCTGGGCGGTTGCTTCCGCAAGCACATCGAATCCGCACCGGCGCGGCAACCCGCCCAACAAACGGAGATGGCGCCGACGGCTGCACAGCCCATCATTGAAGAAACCCACGTGGTGGGCGACGAGAAGCCGTTGGACGGCCCCGTGGAGGAAGTCTACGAGGTGGACGCCGCCAAGCAGGCCGGAGCCTCGGCCCCCGCCGTGGGCGAAGCCAACTTGGCCGAAGAGGCCCTTCCCGACGCGGACCAGCTCAAGCGCGAGGCCGAAGCCGCTGCGAGCAAGCAGCCCGCGCCCGCAAGCCAACCCGCCGCCCCGGCCGCTCCGAAGCAGGATCGGGCCAACCCCTGGGCCGACCCTGAAGACGAGGTCGTCGGCATCGGAGGACAACCGGACGCGACCAGTGCGGCCCAGACCGCGAGCGGACCGTATTTTGTGCAGGTGGGCGCGTTCTCGGATGTTGAAAACGCGAACAGAGCCCTGGCGCGTCTCGTTGAAGACGGCTACAAGGGCTCTGTGATAATCAGGACCGACGAAGGACTGTACCGCGTGCAGGCAGGTTCGTTCCCGGACGAGACAACGGCCGTAAGCGCCCTGGAAATCCTGAAGGCGGACTATCCCAAGGGGTTCGTGCTGAAGAAGCCGTAG
- a CDS encoding protein kinase domain-containing protein, with amino-acid sequence MRIGRYEIRGLLGRGGMGAVYKAAMPVTGRIVALKVLKPAEIMADLVGEDALREMFYKEASAMASISHPNVAAILDVSGGSGEGEGDPAPPHFTMEYYCGNLGALMGETYEVERESRRLGVETSLAIARGMICGLDRLHYEGIIHRDVKPFNVMLAEDQGGPGTVKLIDFGLSKLRGERTVRHKGMVVGSPYYAAPEQEADPESADERSDLYSVGVTLYRMLTGRLPESGKRLPICDVHADLDCRWDDFFSTALARDPAARFPDGPAMLNALDDLEARWREQRDAVCAAPDLLGDAGNGRPFPRPRREPVKAGLKEGRTVFGLDGLWRPERYAHGEFADQGDGTVAELSSGLIWELDGSRYPLTWERAAAHVARLNRNAFAGRVDWRLPTVAELATLFTGRTEPGEFCLQPAFDPRKARLWSADRKAFTAAWYVDAELGFVWWQDLTCRFFARAVAG; translated from the coding sequence ATGCGGATAGGACGATACGAAATACGCGGCCTGCTCGGCCGGGGCGGCATGGGCGCGGTGTACAAGGCGGCCATGCCTGTGACCGGCAGGATAGTGGCCCTCAAGGTTCTCAAGCCGGCCGAGATCATGGCGGACCTCGTGGGAGAGGACGCCCTGAGGGAGATGTTTTACAAGGAGGCGTCGGCCATGGCCTCCATCAGCCATCCCAATGTGGCCGCCATCCTCGACGTTAGCGGCGGGAGCGGGGAAGGGGAGGGTGATCCGGCTCCTCCGCATTTCACCATGGAATATTACTGCGGCAACCTCGGGGCGCTCATGGGCGAGACCTACGAGGTGGAGCGCGAGTCCCGGCGGCTCGGCGTGGAAACCTCGCTGGCCATCGCGCGGGGCATGATCTGCGGCCTGGACCGGCTGCACTATGAGGGAATCATCCACCGCGACGTCAAACCCTTCAACGTCATGCTCGCCGAGGACCAGGGCGGTCCCGGCACGGTCAAGCTCATCGACTTCGGCCTGTCCAAGCTGCGCGGGGAACGGACGGTTCGCCATAAGGGCATGGTCGTCGGCTCGCCGTACTATGCCGCCCCCGAACAGGAAGCGGACCCTGAATCGGCCGACGAGCGGTCGGACCTTTATTCCGTTGGCGTGACCCTGTACCGTATGCTTACCGGACGGTTGCCGGAATCCGGGAAAAGGCTGCCAATCTGCGACGTGCACGCGGACCTGGATTGCCGGTGGGACGACTTTTTCTCCACGGCCCTGGCGCGCGACCCGGCGGCGCGGTTTCCCGACGGCCCCGCCATGCTCAACGCCCTGGACGATCTCGAAGCCCGTTGGCGCGAGCAGCGGGATGCCGTCTGCGCGGCCCCGGACCTCCTTGGCGATGCCGGGAACGGCAGGCCGTTTCCGCGTCCCCGGCGCGAGCCGGTCAAGGCCGGTCTCAAGGAAGGACGCACCGTCTTCGGCCTGGACGGGTTGTGGCGGCCCGAACGGTACGCCCACGGGGAGTTCGCCGATCAGGGCGACGGCACCGTCGCCGAGCTGTCCTCGGGGCTGATTTGGGAACTTGACGGCTCCCGCTATCCGCTTACCTGGGAGCGTGCGGCGGCCCATGTGGCCCGCCTGAACCGCAATGCGTTCGCCGGCCGCGTCGACTGGCGGCTGCCGACCGTGGCCGAACTGGCCACGCTCTTCACCGGCCGCACCGAACCCGGCGAGTTCTGTCTCCAGCCCGCCTTCGACCCGCGCAAGGCCCGCCTCTGGTCCGCCGACCGCAAGGCCTTTACCGCCGCCTGGTATGTGGACGCCGAACTCGGCTTCGTCTGGTGGCAGGACCTGACCTGCCGCTTCTTCGCCCGCGCCGTGGCCGGGTAG